A window of the Helianthus annuus cultivar XRQ/B chromosome 4, HanXRQr2.0-SUNRISE, whole genome shotgun sequence genome harbors these coding sequences:
- the LOC110936725 gene encoding rho-N domain-containing protein 1, chloroplastic — MLPASHLISHGVPAGHGTPEGRCLRAFTVSPCSFCNNNKRFPQVKIVPSGNLTCASRGTTSFICNANSSGQRRNPDFSRQNRQGYSRNKNRNHEDRDAIDGFEDSEVFSSKNGQSFLSSSPPKFQSTAAPGPREREIVEIFRKVQAQLRERAAQKEEKKVEDSQGHNKQNETVDSLLKLLRKHSVQHGKSTTTSRNNRDFVLDNQPEQNNSFLEDKSPKDSNNRVKHEVQATEAQSVRPVSNFQKRSPVSGFKYRPLLTGEESFTPGPSKRKEPEAEPTPEVKIKTVSEPEVENEAFVGFDEGSDDDIEEIADEVDDSEEANVIEDKDLSSMKLVELREVAKSRGIKGFSKLKKAELLELLTS, encoded by the exons ATGTTGCCGGCGTCTCATCTCATCTCTCACGGCGTCCCCGCTG GTCATGGAACACCAGAAGGCAGGTGCCTAAGGGCATTCACTGTATCTCCATGTTCTTTTTGCAACAACAATAAAAGGTTCCCACAAGTCAAAATCGTACCTTCTGGAAACTTGACTTGTGCTTCAAGGGGTACCACGTCTTTCATTTGCAACGCAAATTCTAGCGGTCAAAGAAGAAACCCAGATTTTTCAAGGCAAAATAGACAAGGCTATTCAAGAAACAAGAATAGAAACCACGAAGATCGAGATGCCATTGACGGTTTCGAAGACTCTGAAGTTTTCTCTTCAAAAAACGGCCAGTCTTTTCTTTCCAGTTCTCCCCCGAAATTCCAATCCACCGCAGCTCCCGGGCCTAGAGAGAGAGAAATTGTGGAAATATTCAGAAAAGTCCAGGCACAACTAAGAGAACGGGCTGCACAAAAGGAAGAGAAAAAGGTTGAAGATTCGCAAGGACACAATAAACAGAACGAGACCGTAGATTCTCTTTTGAAACTCTTGAGAAAACACTCCGTCCAACACGGAAAAAGCACAACCACGAGCCGAAACAATAGAGATTTTGTCTTAGACAACCAGCCCGAACAGAACAATTCGTTTCTAGAAGATAAAAGTCCGAAAGACTCGAATAACCGGGTCAAACATGAGGTCCAAGCCACTGAAGCCCAATCTGTAAGACCCGTATCAAATTTCCAAAAGAGGTCTCCGGTTTCTGGATTCAAATACAGGCCACTTTTGACCGGCGAAGAGTCTTTCACCCCTGGACCATCGAAAAGGAAAGAGCCTGAGGCTGAGCCAACACCTGAGGTCAAAATCAAGACTGTGTCTGAGCCAGAGGTCGAAAACGAAGCCTTTGTCGGGTTTGATGAAGGTTCAGATGATGACATTGAAGAGATTGCTGATGAGGTTGATGACTCGGAAGAAGCAAATGTGATTGAAGATAAGGATCTGAGCAGCATGAAGTTGGTTGAGTTAAGGGAAGTGGCTAAATCTAGAGGCATAAAGGGGTTTTCTAAGCTGAAAAAAGCCGAGTTATTGGAGTTGCTGACTAGTTGA